A genomic window from Silene latifolia isolate original U9 population chromosome Y, ASM4854445v1, whole genome shotgun sequence includes:
- the LOC141627791 gene encoding putative mitochondrial protein AtMg00860, whose product MRLSIDYRELNKVTIKKRYPLPHIDNLFDQLGGAGVFSKIDLRSGYHQLRVKEGDIPKTAFKTRENDLYAKLSKCEFRLEKVAFFGHVISKEGVSMDPSKLEAVSNWVRPKNMADIRSFLGLAGYYRRFVNYFSKIAKPLTTLMRKRNQFRWNESCKKAFQTLKERLTTAPILALPDGSDNFEVYTDASKNGMGCVFK is encoded by the exons atGAGGTTGTCCATTGACTATCGGGAGCTAAATAAGGTGACCATCAAGAAAAGATATCCTTTACCTCATATAGATAACCTGTTTGACCAACTGGGTGGAGctggtgtgttttccaagatagACTTGAGATCGGGATACCATCAGTTGAGAGTGAAAGAAGGAGATATTCCCAAGACAGCTTTCAAAActag GGAGAATGACTTGTATGCGAAATTGAGTAAGTGTGAGTTCCGGCTGGAGAAAGTGGCCTTCTTTGGTCACGTCATTTCGAAGGAAGGGGTGTCAATGGACCCGAGTAAACTTGAAGCAGTTTCTAATTGGGTGAGGCCAAAGAACATGGCTGATATTAGAAGTTTCTTAGGGTTAGCAGGGTATTATAGAAGGTTTGTGAATTATTTCTCGAAAATAGCTAAGCCCTtaacaactttgatgaggaagaGGAACCAGTTTAGATGGAATGAGAGTTGTAAGAAAGCTTTCCAAACTCTTAAGGAGCGCTTAACCACGGCTCCTATCTTAGCCTTACCAGATGGAAGTGACAATTTTGAAGTATACActgatgcctcaaagaatgggatGGGTTGCGTTTTTAAGTAG